A DNA window from Theobroma cacao cultivar B97-61/B2 chromosome 5, Criollo_cocoa_genome_V2, whole genome shotgun sequence contains the following coding sequences:
- the LOC18599641 gene encoding uncharacterized protein LOC18599641, with protein MATTSKNMKGFYRQKKNSSRGGITKSKSSKSTKNPSPKHAATFGSNITQPAALTSPGGSLDLKDDFDEQEEVLRQFDMNMAYGPCLGITRMARWERAQRLGLNPPKEIENLLKGGKVKLESLFDGRV; from the exons ATGGCAACCACTTCCAAGAACATGAAGGGTTTCTACAGGCAAAAGAAGAACAGCAGTAGGGGAGGCATAACCAAGTCGAAATCCTCGAAATCAACCAAAAACCCGTCGCCCAAACACGCCGCTACTTTCGGTTCCAATATCACCCAGCCCGCCGCCCTTACTTCTCCCGGCGGTTCCCTCGATCTCAAAG ATGATTTTGATGAGCAAGAGGAAGTGTTAAGGCAATTTGATATGAACATGGCATATGGACCGTGCCTTGGGATAACGCGGATGGCTCGTTGGGAAAGAGCTCAAAGGTTGGGGCTAAACCCTCCTAAAGAAATTGAGAATCTCTTGAAAGGTGGGAAAGTGAAGTTAGAATCCTTATTTGATGGTCGTGTTTAG
- the LOC18599637 gene encoding cytochrome P450 89A2 — protein sequence METWFIILVTISISLLFRALINLLSSHSENPSQTLPPGPANIPIISNILWLRRTFSELEPILRNLHNNLGPMVTLNILSRPAIFISDRSLAHQALIQSGALFADRPEPPFIAKIVTCNQHNINSAPYGPTWRLLRRNLTAQILHPSRIKSYSHARKWVIQILLESLISHSKTGEPVRAVDHFQYAMFCLLVLMCFGDKLSQEQIKEIENVARRLLIGMGGRFNLLNFWPSLTRFLLHKRWKEFFQTVEDQEKVLVRLIRARKKVKEERLSKSKEDKEEADDDEYLLAYVDTLLDLQLSEGQRNLTEQEIATLSSEFLSAGTDTTSTALQWIMANMVKYPHVQEKLLMEIKGVVGDGEEEVKEDDLQKMPYLKAVILEGLRRHPPGHFVLPHSVREDTVLGGFSVPKNATINFLVAEMGRDPKVWEDPMSFKPERFLSSGNKSGEVFDITGSREIKMMPFGVGRRICPGLGLAMLHLEYFVANLVWKLEWKAMDGDEVSLEEKQEFTVGMKTPLQAHIHPRKR from the coding sequence ATGGAAACCTGGTTCATCATTCTCGTCACCATCTccatttctcttctctttaGAGCTCTCATTAACCTTCTTTCATCCCATTCCGAGAACCCTTCCCAAACACTCCCTCCAGGCCCTGCCAACATTCCCATTATCAGCAACATTTTATGGCTCAGGAGAACCTTTTCCGAGCTGGAACCAATCCTCCGGAACCTCCATAACAACCTTGGTCCGATGGTCACTCTCAACATTCTTTCTCGCCCTGCTATTTTCATCTCCGATCGCTCTCTCGCCCACCAGGCGTTAATTCAAAGCGGTGCTTTGTTTGCCGACCGCCCCGAACCTCCTTTCATAGCCAAGATTGTAACCTGTAATCAACATAATATCAACTCTGCTCCCTACGGTCCAACTTGGAGACTTTTGAGGCGTAACCTCACAGCTCAAATCCTCCATCCTTCGCGTATAAAATCCTACTCTCATGCTCGGAAATGGGTTATTCAAATCTTGTTAGAATCCTTAATTTCACACTCTAAAACTGGAGAACCAGTTCGTGCTGTGGATCATTTTCAATATGCTATGTTCTGCTTATTGGTGCTGATGTGTTTCGGTGACAAGCTTAGTCAAGAACAAATTAAAGAGATTGAGAATGTTGCGCGCCGTTTGCTAATAGGCATGGGAGGAAGATTCAACCTACTCAATTTCTGGCCTAGCTTGACAAGGTTTTTGCTTCATAAACGTTGGAAGGAGTTCTTTCAGACCGTTGAGGATCAAGAGAAGGTGTTGGTTCGTTTGATAAGGGCACgaaagaaagtgaaagaggAGAGATTGAGCAAGAGTAAAGAGGACAAAGAGGAAGCTGATGATGACGAGTATCTTTTGGCGTATGTTGATACTTTGCTTGATCTTCAATTATCGGAGGGACAAAGGAATCTTACTGAACAGGAAATTGCCACTTTGAGCTCTGAGTTTCTCAGTGCTGGAACAGATACTACCTCCACTGCTTTGCAGTGGATTATGGCAAACATGGTGAAATATCCACATGTTCAAGAGAAGCTATTAATGGAGATCAAAGGGGTTGTGGGAGATGGAGAGGAAGAGGTCAAGGAAGATGATTTGCAGAAGATGCCTTACCTGAAGGCAGTGATCTTGGAAGGGCTAAGGAGGCACCCACCAGGCCACTTTGTTCTGCCTCATAGCGTGAGAGAAGACACAGTCCTCGGAGGATTTTCGGTACCCAAGAATGCTACCATTAATTTCCTGGTAGCAGAAATGGGGCGGGATCCGAAAGTATGGGAGGATCCAATGTCATTTAAGCCTGAAAGGTTCCTTAGCAGTGGCAATAAAAGTGGGGAAGTCTTTGATATAACAGGAAGTAGGGAGATCAAGATGATGCCGTTTGGGGTAGGGAGGAGGATTTGTCCTGGACTCGGCTTGGCCATGCTTCATCTGGAGTATTTTGTGGCAAATCTGGTTTGGAAACTCGAATGGAAGGCTATGGATGGAGATGAGGTGAGCTTGGAGGAGAAGCAGGAGTTCACAGTGGGGATGAAGACTCCATTGCAGGCCCATATTCATCCTAGGAAAAGATAA